The following are encoded together in the Bradyrhizobium sp. CCGUVB1N3 genome:
- a CDS encoding cyclopropane-fatty-acyl-phospholipid synthase family protein, with protein MSNAIPVTPDNVETVLADLPRLVRLALAFGSRLRRGTLEVILPDSRVIRLGGLEPGPNAVMRLHNYSFAPRLINGGDIGIAEAYLAGDWDTPDLTQFLYIFCVNHDLIQAMLRDKPLMRLVQVVRHWFNRNTRRQARRNIHAHYDIGNAFYSAWLDPSMTYSSALFEENTTDLTAAQTNKYRRLAEAIDLKPGQKLLEIGCGWGGFAEYAAKTFGAYVVGLTISTEQRDFAQKRIHDAGLAERVEIRLQDYRDERDRYDRIASIEMIEAVGEQFWPKYFAQLRDRLLPGGLAGIQAITIQDGLFQTYRREVDFIQRYVFPGGMLPSPAVLKSLGETFGVPVIRERIFGQDYAKTLATWRNNFRSAWPNLVPLGFDDRFRRLWEYYLSYCEAGFLSGNIDVRQVVFAKQH; from the coding sequence ATGTCGAACGCGATCCCGGTCACCCCCGATAATGTCGAGACGGTCCTCGCCGACCTGCCGCGCCTGGTTCGCCTCGCGCTCGCCTTCGGCTCACGCCTGAGGCGCGGCACGCTCGAGGTGATCCTGCCCGACAGCCGCGTCATCCGGCTCGGCGGCCTCGAGCCCGGCCCGAACGCGGTGATGCGGCTGCACAATTACAGTTTTGCGCCGCGCCTCATCAATGGCGGCGATATCGGGATTGCGGAAGCCTATCTCGCCGGCGATTGGGACACGCCCGATCTCACGCAGTTCCTCTACATCTTCTGCGTCAACCACGACCTGATCCAGGCCATGCTCCGCGACAAGCCGCTGATGCGCCTCGTCCAGGTGGTCCGGCACTGGTTCAACCGCAACACCAGGCGCCAGGCGCGGCGCAACATCCACGCGCATTACGACATCGGCAACGCCTTCTATTCGGCCTGGCTCGATCCGAGCATGACCTATTCCTCGGCGTTGTTCGAGGAGAACACCACCGATCTCACGGCAGCCCAGACCAACAAGTATCGCCGGCTCGCCGAAGCCATCGATCTCAAGCCGGGACAGAAGCTGCTCGAGATCGGCTGCGGCTGGGGCGGATTTGCCGAATACGCGGCCAAGACCTTTGGCGCGTACGTTGTCGGACTGACGATCTCGACCGAGCAGCGCGACTTTGCGCAGAAGCGCATCCACGATGCCGGTCTCGCCGAGAGGGTCGAGATCCGCCTTCAGGACTACCGCGATGAGCGCGACCGGTATGACCGCATCGCCTCGATCGAGATGATCGAGGCGGTCGGCGAGCAGTTTTGGCCGAAATATTTCGCACAGCTGCGTGATCGCCTGCTGCCGGGCGGCCTTGCCGGCATCCAGGCCATCACCATCCAGGACGGGCTGTTTCAGACCTATCGGCGCGAGGTCGACTTCATCCAGCGCTACGTGTTTCCCGGCGGCATGCTGCCCTCGCCCGCCGTGCTCAAGTCGCTCGGCGAGACGTTTGGCGTGCCTGTCATCCGGGAGCGCATCTTTGGGCAAGATTATGCCAAGACGCTTGCCACCTGGCGAAATAACTTCCGTAGCGCCTGGCCGAACCTCGTGCCGCTTGGCTTCGACGATCGGTTCCGACGTCTTTGGGAGTACTATCTCTCCTATTGCGAGGCCGGTTTCCTCTCCGGGAATATCGACGTCCGGCAGGTCGTCTTCGCAAAGCAGCATTAA
- a CDS encoding cysteine synthase A, with protein MTINNDVVEAIGNTPLIKLKRASEQTGCTILGKAEFMNPGQSVKDRAGKWMILEAEKRCELKPGGLVVEATAGNTGIGLAVVASARGYRTLIVIPETQSQEKKDFLKLCGAELVEVPALPYANPNNYQHVGRRLADELRKSEPNGVLFADQWNNLDNAKAHYESTGPEIWEQTGGKVDGFACSVGSGGTLAGVSRYLKEKNKNVAIACSDPHGAGMYEYFRTGDPKATPGGSITEGIGLNRATAIVETAKVDDAFLIPDEEAVNLIYDLLQHEGLCLGGSTGINIAGAIRLAKKLGPGKTIVTVLADSGSRYQSKLFNSDFMRAKNLPVPTWLEKRSNIKPPFV; from the coding sequence ATGACCATCAATAACGACGTTGTCGAAGCCATCGGCAACACCCCCCTCATCAAGCTCAAGCGTGCGTCCGAACAGACCGGCTGCACCATTCTCGGCAAGGCGGAATTCATGAATCCGGGCCAGTCGGTGAAAGACCGCGCCGGCAAATGGATGATTTTGGAGGCCGAGAAGCGCTGCGAGCTGAAGCCGGGCGGCCTGGTGGTCGAGGCAACTGCCGGCAACACCGGCATCGGCCTTGCGGTCGTGGCAAGCGCGCGCGGCTACCGCACGCTGATCGTGATTCCGGAGACCCAGAGCCAGGAGAAGAAGGACTTTCTGAAGCTGTGCGGCGCCGAGCTCGTCGAGGTGCCGGCGTTGCCTTATGCCAATCCCAACAACTATCAGCATGTCGGCCGCCGCCTCGCGGACGAGCTGCGCAAGAGCGAGCCCAACGGCGTGCTGTTCGCCGACCAGTGGAACAACCTCGACAATGCCAAGGCGCATTACGAATCCACCGGCCCCGAGATCTGGGAGCAGACCGGCGGCAAGGTCGACGGCTTCGCCTGCTCGGTCGGCAGCGGCGGCACGCTAGCCGGCGTTAGTCGCTATCTGAAGGAGAAGAACAAGAACGTCGCCATCGCCTGCTCTGATCCGCATGGCGCGGGGATGTACGAGTATTTCAGGACTGGTGATCCCAAGGCGACGCCCGGCGGCTCGATCACCGAGGGTATCGGGCTCAACCGCGCCACCGCGATCGTCGAGACCGCGAAGGTAGACGATGCCTTCCTCATTCCCGACGAGGAAGCGGTCAACTTGATCTACGATCTGCTCCAGCACGAGGGCCTGTGCCTCGGCGGTTCGACCGGCATCAACATCGCCGGCGCCATTCGCCTTGCGAAAAAGCTCGGCCCCGGCAAGACCATCGTCACGGTGCTCGCCGACTCCGGCAGCCGCTACCAGTCGAAGCTTTTCAATTCGGACTTCATGCGCGCCAAGAATCTGCCGGTGCCGACCTGGCTCGAGAAGCGTAGCAACATCAAGCCGCCGTTCGTGTAA
- a CDS encoding NAD(P)/FAD-dependent oxidoreductase gives MRIAVIGTGIAGNAAAWTLSRRYPVTVYERELRPGGHSHTVTVDYDGTPIAVDTGFIVYNELNYPDLTAMFAHLGIETVESCMSFAVSADGGRFEWRGGGNDWWSTGAGLFAQPGNLLSPSYVRMLADIATFNRQSVADHHAGSLAGLTLGDYFAQRRFSQRLLTDYLAPMGAAIWSTPADEMLDFPAENFVAFFDNHRLLHHDRPVWRTVKGGCRRYVEKLTATYADIRLGCAVTAIERTAHGVVVHDSHGHHDSFDHLVIAAHSDQALAMLSDADADERHILGAIGYAPNTVYLHRDIRLMPKRKRAWASWNFLRWQREGTSANDVAVTYWMNRLQGIDPDKPLFVSLNPPFAPAPELTFGKHVCEHPQYNAAAFAAQKRLGEIQGRRHTWFCGAWTGYGFHEDGLRSGLRVAEALGAVAPWREAPVELAQAAE, from the coding sequence ATGCGCATCGCGGTCATCGGAACGGGCATTGCCGGCAACGCGGCGGCCTGGACGCTCTCACGACGCTATCCGGTGACGGTCTATGAGCGCGAGCTCCGCCCCGGCGGACACAGCCACACCGTCACGGTCGATTATGACGGCACGCCGATCGCGGTCGATACCGGCTTTATCGTCTATAACGAGCTCAACTATCCCGACCTGACCGCGATGTTCGCCCATCTCGGCATCGAGACGGTCGAGAGCTGCATGAGCTTTGCCGTATCCGCTGACGGCGGGCGATTCGAGTGGCGCGGGGGCGGCAACGACTGGTGGTCGACGGGTGCAGGGCTCTTCGCCCAGCCCGGCAATCTGCTCTCGCCGTCCTATGTACGGATGCTCGCTGACATCGCGACGTTCAACCGGCAAAGCGTGGCCGACCATCATGCCGGGTCCCTCGCCGGCCTGACGCTCGGCGATTATTTCGCGCAACGCCGTTTCTCGCAGCGGCTCCTCACCGACTATCTCGCGCCGATGGGGGCGGCGATCTGGTCGACGCCGGCTGACGAGATGCTCGACTTTCCGGCCGAGAATTTCGTCGCCTTCTTCGACAACCATCGCCTGCTGCATCACGACCGCCCGGTCTGGCGCACCGTCAAGGGCGGCTGCCGGCGTTATGTCGAGAAGCTGACGGCGACCTACGCAGACATCCGGCTCGGCTGCGCCGTCACCGCGATCGAGCGCACCGCGCATGGCGTCGTCGTCCATGACAGCCACGGCCACCACGACAGTTTTGATCATTTGGTGATCGCTGCCCACAGCGACCAGGCGCTCGCCATGCTGTCCGATGCCGACGCGGACGAGCGCCACATCCTCGGCGCGATCGGCTACGCACCGAACACGGTCTATCTGCATCGCGACATCAGGCTGATGCCAAAGCGCAAACGCGCCTGGGCGTCCTGGAATTTCCTGCGCTGGCAGCGCGAGGGCACGAGCGCGAACGACGTCGCCGTGACCTATTGGATGAACCGGCTCCAGGGTATCGATCCCGACAAGCCGCTGTTCGTCAGTCTCAACCCGCCCTTCGCGCCGGCGCCGGAGCTCACTTTCGGCAAGCATGTCTGCGAGCATCCGCAGTATAATGCGGCAGCCTTCGCAGCCCAGAAGCGGCTCGGCGAGATCCAGGGACGCCGGCACACCTGGTTCTGCGGCGCCTGGACCGGCTATGGCTTTCACGAGGACGGCCTGCGCTCGGGCCTTCGCGTCGCCGAGGCGCTCGGCGCGGTCGCCCCTTGGCGCGAGGCGCCGGTCGAGCTGGCGCAAGCCGCGGAGTAG
- a CDS encoding DUF1365 domain-containing protein, with translation MATEATLLAKDAASLYVGDVMHARLKPVGHRFSYRVMSLLIDLDRLAEADRQSALFGVNRAGLYSFHEADHGERDGSSLRAYAQRCAARHDVDLTGGRVLLLCYPRLLGYGFNPLSVYFCYRASGALALVIYEVRNTFGDIHPYVLPVVSGETSAAGLRQQQDKQFHVSPFIAMETRYHFRLHPPSDTVRLRILETDRSGPLLAATFSGRRRALTSRGLLRSFVALPLVTLKVMAAIHWEALRLWFKGARLIPRPNVAGRLDVKAADQTGLAAAETRAYTVRR, from the coding sequence ATGGCGACAGAGGCCACCCTGCTCGCAAAGGACGCCGCATCGCTCTATGTCGGCGATGTCATGCATGCGCGGTTGAAGCCGGTCGGCCATCGCTTCAGCTATCGCGTCATGAGCCTCCTGATCGATCTCGACCGGCTCGCGGAAGCGGACCGGCAATCGGCCCTCTTCGGCGTCAATCGCGCAGGACTTTACAGTTTCCACGAGGCCGACCACGGCGAGCGTGACGGCTCCTCCTTGCGCGCCTACGCCCAACGCTGCGCCGCACGGCACGATGTCGACCTGACCGGCGGGCGGGTGCTGCTGCTCTGCTATCCCCGCCTGCTCGGCTACGGCTTCAATCCGCTGTCGGTATATTTCTGTTATCGCGCAAGCGGAGCGCTCGCGCTCGTCATCTACGAGGTGCGCAACACCTTTGGCGACATCCATCCTTATGTCCTGCCGGTCGTATCAGGCGAGACGAGCGCCGCCGGCCTGCGGCAGCAGCAGGACAAGCAGTTCCATGTCTCGCCCTTCATCGCGATGGAGACGCGCTATCATTTCCGCCTCCATCCGCCGTCCGATACCGTCCGCCTGCGCATCCTCGAAACCGACCGCAGCGGCCCGCTGCTCGCCGCAACCTTCAGCGGCCGCCGCCGCGCGCTGACGTCGCGCGGGTTGTTGCGGTCGTTTGTCGCGCTGCCGCTCGTGACCCTCAAGGTGATGGCGGCGATCCATTGGGAAGCCCTGCGGCTCTGGTTCAAGGGCGCGCGGCTGATACCACGGCCGAACGTCGCGGGCCGGCTCGACGTTAAGGCTGCCGATCAAACCGGCTTGGCGGCCGCCGAAACGCGCGCTTATACTGTTCGTCGCTGA